Proteins from a genomic interval of Daphnia pulex isolate KAP4 chromosome 4, ASM2113471v1:
- the LOC124192001 gene encoding pre-mRNA 3'-end-processing factor FIP1-like, giving the protein MADTVRHPDEADNSNSQFPYSSEQLPDEYGDDGKIDQDTTGNGEMYEIENEDHIAIDRNDGNTEYAGEGYDPEEAAETNEEKDERQDEDQDNDDDEDDESDDDVQITIGDIKSGPAAYAGFNVKRGTAGTTAQGLGEKSKFTVEEFEGSMAINGVPAHEFSLDSLEDKPWRKPGADITDYFNYGFNEITWQAYCERQRRSRMESGAGVPASLGLGPPPKMMATPAQAIPISVVNENSKYAGSVVVKKAGPPPARKMAGAIDVIGGGNLSSRRPESGVSPAPSMEEQPPEVPEAPVEKPPVSIDFSRPPPGFPNMALPPPFGMPPPVIPPPMMLPPPPIVPDPYANEFMAGPGAPGDDYYQYEPTQDSQWGSSDWRGPPPMGIPLPMGMNPPGKQRRESLGTPPVPGEESRISSSSRRRRSSRSRSPKDDREKEKEVEKDRGKDRERDRDRDRDRDRDKRDRRSDKDKERVSGRDRERDRDRDRGERDRSDRRRRHRGSKSRSRSPTSHKRSSKRSKRDRSKSKSSSD; this is encoded by the exons ATGGCCGACACTGTCCGGCACCCAGATGAGGCAGATAATTCTAATTCACAATTCCCTTATTCCTCGGAACAGTTACCAGATGAATAC ggcgATGATGGAAAAATCGACCAAGACACCACCGGTAATGGAGAAATGTACGAAATCGAAAATGAAGATCATATTGCCATAGACAGAAATGACGGAAATACGGAATACGCTGGAGAAGGCTATG ATCCAGAAGAAGCTGCAGAGACTAACGAAGAAAAGGATGAGAGACAAGATGAAGATCAAGACAATGATGACGATGAGGATGATGAAAGTGATGATGACGTACAAATCACGATTGGTGACATAAAATCTGGCCCAGCAGCTTATGCTGGTTTTAATGTCAAAAGAGGAACAGCTGGAACAACGGCACAAGGATTGGGGGAAAAGAGCAAA TTCACTGTGGAAGAGTTCGAAGGCTCAATGGCGATTAACGGTGTACCAGCACATGAATTTAGTTTGGATTCGCTGGAAGATAAACCTTGGAGGAAGCCTGGTGCTGATATCActgattattttaattacgGTTTCAATGAAATAACGTGGCAAGCATATTGTGAGAGACAAAGGCGATCCCGTATGGAGTCTGGGGCTGGTGTTCCGGCTAGCCTTGGATTAGGACCCCCACCCAAG ATGATGGCGACCCCGGCCCAAGCGATTCCGATATCAGTGGTtaacgaaaattcaaaatatgcGGGGTCAGTGGTTGTGAAAAAAGCAGGCCCTCCGCCAGCACGCAAAATGGCTGGTGCCATTGATGTCATTGGTGGAGGGAATCTATCTTCACGCCGACCAGAATCAGGCGTTTCACCTGCTCCTTCTATGGAGGAGCAACCTCCCGAAGTG CCTGAAGCTCCTGTGGAGAAACCTCCCGTATCGATCGATTTCTCACGTCCTCCTCCTGGTTTTCCAAATATGGCTCTACCTCCTCCATTTGGTATGCCGCCACCAGTAATTCCACCACCAATGATgttaccaccaccacctataGTACCTGATCCCTACGCCAATGAGTTCATGGCTGGCCCAGGAGCTCCTGGCGATGATTATTACCAATACGAACCTACTCAGGATTCACAGTGGGGATCTTCG GACTGGAGAGGACCACCACCTATGGGAATACCACTACCAATGGGAATGAACCCACCGGGAAAGCAAAGAAGAGAGAGCCTGGGGACCCCTCCTGTTCCTGGAGAAGAATCTCG GataagcagcagcagtcgaagGCGCCGTAGCTCGCGCAGTCGCTCCCCTAAAGAcgaccgagaaaaagaaaaagaagtggaaAAGGATCGAGGCAAAGACAGAGAAAGGGATCGTGACCGCGATAGAGACCGAGATCGCGACAAACG GGATCGACGCTCGGATAAGGACAAAGAGCGTGTAAGTGGCCGTGACCGGGAAAGAGATCGTGATCGTGACCGAGGAGAAAGAGACCGTAGTGATCGTAGACGTCGTCACCGAGGCAGTAAAAGTCGGAGTCGGAGTCCCACTTCTCATAAGCGTTCCTCCAAGCGCTCAAAGAGGGACAGAAGTAAAAGCAAAAGCTCGTCTGATTAG
- the LOC124191999 gene encoding pre-mRNA-splicing factor syf1 homolog, whose product MDKSIGKKTGDIVLCEEDLAYEEEILRNPYSVKHWLRYCEFKKDAPPVVVNLIYERALKEMPGSYKLWYSYLCLRRKQTKGRCITDPLYEDANNTFERALVFMHKMPRIWMDYCKFLTLQQKITTTRKVFDRALRALPITQHSRIWPLYLKFVKMHPIPETAVRVFRRFLKLSTEDAEEFVDYLKSIDRLDEAAVKLAQIVNKDSFVSKTGKSNHQLWNELCELNSKNPKQIKSLNVDAIIRGGLRRYTDQLGQLWNSLADYYIRSGLFERARDIYEEAIQTVTTVRDFTQVFDAYAQFEELNLNHMMEEIGQKPNPTEDDDIEVELRMARFEDLMDRRPLLLNSVLLRQNPHNVAEWHKRVQLYEGKPHEVINTFTEAVQTVDPKQAIGKVHTLWVDFAKFYEKNDQIDDSRIVFEKATHVKYVKVDELATVWCEWAEMEIRNSHFQEALKLMHRVTTPPARKINYHDDAEQVQTRVHKSLKIWGLYADLEESFGTFKTCKAVYDRILELKIATPQIIMNYAIFLEENNYFEEAFKAYERGVALFKWPNVYDIWNTYLSKFLKRYGGSKLERARDLFEQCLEGCPNKFAKTFFMLYAKLEEEHGLARHAMNVYERATKAVPANERFDMYNMYIKKASEIYGVTKTRHIYERSIEELPDHQAREMCLRFADLERKLGEIDRARAVYGHCSQMCDPRVAPEFWKVWKEFEIRHGNEDTMREMLRIKRSVQATYNTQINMMSAQMLAAATNTAEAAAASQDSMKMLDAEAEESRPPVPVAKPLARAGSNIMFVRSETQPGSATEDIPAAAANPDEIDIDQDGDDDEEEEEATIEEQQVPRQVFGSLKKDEEDEEEAQ is encoded by the exons ATGGATAAAAGTATAGGGAAGAAAACTGGAGACATTGTTTTG TGTGAAGAAGATTTAGCGTATGAAGAGGAGATTCTACGGAACCCTTACTCTGTCAAACATTGGCTTCGCTATTGCGAGTTCAAAAAGGATGCCCCTCCTGTTGTTGTCAATTTGATTTATGAGAGAGCTTTGAAGGAAATGCCTGGCAG TTACAAACTATGGTACAGTTATCTCTGCCTAAGAAGGAAGCAAACTAAAGGTCGCTGTATAACAGATCCACTGTATGAAGATGCCAACAATACTTTTGAAAGAGCATTGGTATTCATGCACAAG ATGCCAAGGATTTGGATGGACTATTGCAAGTTTCTGACTCTTCAACAGAAGATTACCACTACGAGAAAGGTCTTTGACCGTGCTCTAAGAGCCTTGCCAATCACCCAGCATTCCAGAATTTGGCCCCTCTACTTGAAGTTTGTTAAAATGCATCCAATACCAGAAACAGCTGTTCGAGTTTTCCGTCGTTTTCTTAAACTATCGACCGAAGATGCAGAGGAATTTGTCGATTACTTAAAATCTATTGACAGACTTGATGAGGCAGCTGTTAAACTTGCCCAGATTGTGAACAAGGACAGCTTTGTTTCGAAGACAGGAAAATCAAACCACCAACTGTGGAATGAACTGTGCGAACTTAATTCGAAAAATCCCAAGCAAATTAAAAGTCTTAACGTGGATGCAATCATTCGAGGAGGTCTTCGACG GTACACTGATCAACTTGGCCAGCTTTGGAATTCCCTTGCCGATTACTATATTAGAAGTGGTTTGTTTGAAAGAGCAAGAGATATTTACGAAGAAGCCATTCAGACAGTTACTACAGTACGAGACTTCACACAG GTGTTTGATGCCTATGCCCAGTTTGAAgagttgaatttgaatcaTATGATGGAAGAGATTGGTCAGAAACCTAATCCTACAGAAGACGATGATATTGAAGTTGAGTTGAGGATGGCCCGCTTTGAGGATTTAATGGATCGCCGGCCCTTGCTATTGAATTCTGTTCTTTTACGTCAAAACCCCCATAATGTCGCCGAGTGGCATAAACGAGTCCAGCTTTATGAGGGCAAACCTCATGAAGTTATCAATACTTTTACCGAGGCTGTCCAGACAGTCGATCCAAAGCAGGCCATTGGAAAGGTGCACACGCTGTGGGTCGACTTTGCCAAATTTTATGAGAAAAATGATCAGATTGACGATTCACGGATAGTTTTCGAAAAAGCTACGCAT GTGAAATACGTGAAAGTTGATGAACTGGCGACTGTTTGGTGCGAGTGGGCCGAGATGGAGATCCGAAATTCTCATTTCCAAGAAGCTCTCAAGTTAATGCACCGTGTTACAACTCCTCCTGCACGCAAAATTAATTACCATGATGACGCCGAACAAGTGCAAACACGTGTTCATAAGTCACTGAag atttGGGGTTTGTACGCTGATCTTGAAGAAAGCTTTGGTACTTTCAAAACATGCAAGGCCGTGTATGACCGTATCCTCGAGTTGAAAATTGCAACACCGCAAATCATTATGAACTATGCCATCTTTTTGGAGGAAAATAACTACTTTGAAGAAGCTTTTAAAGCTTACGAACGTGGCGTTGCTCTTTTCAAATGGCCCAACGTGTACGACATCTGGAACACCTATCTCTCAAAGTTTTTGAAACGCTACGGCGGCTCAAAATTGGAACGAGCTCGAGATCTCTTTGAACAGTGTCTTGAGGGATGTCCGAATAAGTTTGCCAAGACTTTCTTTATGCTCTACGCTAAACTCGAAGAGGAACACGGCTTAGCCCGTCACGCTATGAACGTTTACGAGAGAGCCACCAAAGCTGTGCCAGCAAATGAGCGCTTTGACATGTACAATATGTACATAAAGAAGGCATCCGAGATTTATGGTGTGACCAAGACGCGCCACATCTATGAACGATCCATCGAAGAGCTACCCGATCACCAGGCTAGGGAAATGTGTTTGCGATTTGCCGATTTGGAGCGCAAATTGGGAGAAATTGACAGAGCCCGTGCTGTATACGGACATTGCAGCCAAATGTGCGACCCCAGAGTTGCGCCTGAATTTTGGAAG gtttGGAAAGAGTTTGAAATTCGCCATGGCAACGAAGATACGATGCGGGAAATGCTTCGAATCAAACGCAGCGTGCAGGCAACATATAATACACAG ATCAATATGATGTCAGCTCAAATGTTAGCTGCTGCGACCAACACTGCCGAAGCGGCGGCTGCTTCTCAGGATAGCATGAAAATGCTAGATGCAGAAGCTGAAGAATCTCGCCCTCCAGTG CCTGTTGCCAAGCCTCTGGCGCGAGCTGGGAGCAACATCATGTTCGTCCGGAGTGAAACTCAGCCTGGTTCCGCAACCGAGGACatccctgctgctgctgctaaccCTGACGAAATCGACATTGATCAAGATGGAGACgatgacgaggaagaagaggaagctACCATTGAAGAACAGCAAGTTCCACGTCAAGTCTTTGGTAGCTTGAAAaaggatgaagaagatgaagaagaagcccaATAA
- the LOC124191997 gene encoding uncharacterized protein LOC124191997 produces the protein MNDKLKPSKRVIVYEEFFDDCIDVSENDIKEYSQRLGIDLSVNPTLATSVRDWILQPLPRYWFPCLDTQTGHWFYSNTLNGQSTWHHPLEEIHRNLAKEYFSYSTILGAERENPEGESAEQSMESGFSTKGFGSLSSSISGGISPVRNPLPRALAPLKRIPPTANPLGTLSNPLPTFRSSNLHNEHVREVSFSTFKSSDPISSLLPGDILFENRDRPTTIVAPFNHSVIPLSSSVIDSKEDDSHRLSTSQVKQPPRYSSAGKRAISPLTIDQSTGKEVTASSISKSEQEPLVQQSKPRVSFTERLAAKKASQRLKSNESSESCLSNPIESDQTSAINSEKKHVHFDLEPNQFRQYTPECSEETKGVDKSESSSSEDILDLVGDPEFLKPLTDVNCYPTTYEEKRWEVSFTSFGLNSASGSPVKVSTGFVDNEDTNEMVTCFNSEYCPSPLPVFEKREDVGIEANETAIPINHFQDQGEDEAKMNSPVSESIVESNAVPEALSVIETDVPTFCENTSVQAFILPIQDEIKESDLTVVNPSELDLPEVQKSVPSTEDNAKAVQEISVQSQIISKLTVEPQAVEDAPFTNLATKSRPPKLTRSSTRSESLETFILPEEFNPKTVPKVPACLIPFEFVTPELKSVEPQNHLVQSDGELNLNTTQEPSQFHLLLPPAPFSQLSPQTAMCTEETVTNSIHKKDDVILDAPNASEKKNPPLEDWLTMKREMESALENEKKKLENWFSTEIAQIKKQFENELASERQRTENLSRLVENAKSEKEELAKREIVRLEETLSHLVEEKTRQVQTRLNSEILQSNSSFLQRLVDRQDANVQTEEPPIPVNSLPTEPMAPLLKCGEIGTSESNPSKNETYSRWESRDSPPPRRDSRIQCQCDSLQKQVARVEREMQLLKQKNLSFQKNPPTRKKSTPVKAQREPWWLDTDESATSTTSSVSDWRHSRGRSRSMTNLHATGDVSSGRKSAPFQRARDLLSRSQTPRRAWMEDVSTDHSMGDIPTSGISSAISTGEWDTVLSSIQKISGDLQEVWSHIGPRPRPLSYLSYQSPLWMPSQSSSQSFITNDRVPLHWSFSGSTAERTQALKLWLQQNKTQHSKPLL, from the exons atgaaTGATAAACTGAAACCCTCTAAGAGAGTCATCGTGTatgaagaattttttgatGACTGCATTGACGTTTCAGAAAATG ATATTAAAGAATACAGTCAACGTTTAGGAATTGACCTTTCAGTTAATCCGACACTAGCGACCTCGGTAAGAGATTGGATCCTACAACCTCTGCCCCGCTATTGGTTTCCATg TCTTGATACTCAAACGGGTCACTGGTTTTATTCAAATACCCTGAACGGCCAATCAACTTGGCATCATCCTTTGGAAGAAATCCACCGAAATTTGGCAAAAGAGTATTTTTCCTATTCAACGATTTTAGGGGCTG AAAGGGAAAATCCTGAAGGAGAATCAGCGGAACAATCCATGGAAAGTGGCTTCAGCACAAAGGGATTTGGGAgcctctcttcttccatttcggGAGGCATTTCACCAGTCCGAAATCCCCTTCCTAGAGCATTA gCACCATTAAAGCGAATTCCACCAACGGCGAATCCTTTAGGAACGCTATCAAATCCCCTCCCTACTTTTCGTTCGTCCAACTTGCACAATGAACATGTCAGAGAAGTGTCCTTTTCAACATTCAAATCCAGCGATCCAATATCTTCGCTTTTGCCTGGTGATATTCTGTTTGAAAATCGAGACCGCCCAACTACAATTGTAGCGCCTTTCAACCATTCCGTCATACCACTTTCCAGTAGTGTAATTGATTCCAAAGAAGATGATAGTCACCGTCTATCTACATCACAAGTGAAACAACCTCCACGTTACTCTTCAGCTGGAAAGAGAGCCATCAGTCCGTTAACGATTGATCAAAGTACGGGGAAAGAAGTCACTGCAAGTTCCATCTCCAAGTCTGAACAAGAGCCTTTGGTTCAGCAATCAAAGCCTAGAGTAAGTTTTACTGAGCGACTAGCAGCGAAAAAAGCATCACAGAGACTCAAAAGTAATGAGTCATCCGAATCCTGTCTCTCGAATCCAATCGAATCAGATCAAACCAGTGCCATCAattcagaaaagaaacatgTTCACTTTGATTTAGAACCGAATCAATTTCGACAGTACACCCCGGAATGTTCCGAAGAAACTAAAGGGGTCGACAAATCAGAATCTTCCAGTTCAGAAGATATTCTGGACTTGGTTGGCGATCCCGAATTCTTGAAACCGCTCACTGATGTCAACTGCTATCCCACGACgtacgaagaaaaaagatgggaaGTGTCTTTCACGTCGTTTGGACTGAATTCTGCGAGTGGATCGCCTGTCAAAGTTTCAACTGGGTTCGTTGATAATGAGGACACTAATGAAATGGTGACGTGTTTTAATTCTGAATACTGCCCAAGTCCCTTGCCTGTctttgaaaagagagaagacgTTGGCATTGAAGCAAATGAAACTGCCATACcaattaatcattttcaagACCAAGGCGAAGATGAAGCTAAAATGAATTCCCCAGTATCGGAATCGATTGTCGAGTCGAACGCTGTGCCTGAAGCACTGTCAGTAATTGAAACGGATGTGCCAACGTTTTGTGAAAATACTTCAGTCCAAGCCTTCATCTTGCCCATCCAAGATGAAATAAAGGAAAGTGACTTGACAGTCGTTAACCCATCTGAATTAGATTTGCCAGAAGTTCAAAAATCAGTTCCTTCCACTGAAGATAATGCAAAAGCAGTTCAAGAAATAAGTGTACAATCACAAATCATTTCAAAGTTAACAGTTGAACCTCAAGCAGTTGAGGACGCCCCGTTTACAAATTTGGCAACGAAAAGCCGACCTCCGAAATTAACTCGCAGCTCGACTCGTTCCGAATCGctagaaacatttattttgccAGAAGAATTCAACCCAAAAACCGTCCCCAAAGTCCCAGCATGTCTGATTCCATTTGAATTCGTCACGCCCGAATTAAAGTCGGTCGAACCGCAAAATCATCTCGTCCAGTCAGATGGTGAGCTCAATTTGAACACAACACAAGAACCTAGTCAATTCCATTTACTACTACCTCCAGCGCCTTTCTCCCAGTTAAGTCCCCAAACTGCCATGTGTACTGAAGAAACCGTAACGAATTCCATCCATAAAAAAGATGATGTAATATTGGATGCGCCAAATGCAAGCGAAAAGAAGAATCCACCCCTAGAAGATTGGCTAACGATGAAGAGAGAAATGGAATCAGCATtagaaaacgagaagaaaaaactagaaaactGGTTCAGCACTGAAATTgctcaaataaaaaagcaattcGAAAACGAGTTGGCCAGTGAGCGTCAGAGAACGGAAAATTTGAGCAGACTAGTCGAAAATGCCAAGTCGGAGAAAGAAGAGCTGGCCAAGCGTGAAATTGTTCGTTTAGAAGAGACTTTATCCCACTTGGTAGAGGAGAAAACCCGCCAAGTTCAAACACGACTCAATAGTGAGATACTGCAGAGCAACAGTTCGTTTCTACAGCGCTTGGTCGATCGCCAAGACGCCAATGTGCAAACGGAAGAGCCGCCAATTCCGGTCAATAGCCTTCCGACGGAACCAATGGCGCCTCTGTTAAAGTGTGGTGAAATTGGAACTAGCGAATCGAATCCCTCTAAAAATGAAACGTATTCTCGTTGGGAAAGCCGAGACTCTCCGCCGCCTCGGCGAGACTCGCGGATCCAATGCCAGTGCGATAGCCTCCAGAAGCAGGTGGCACGCGTTGAGCGGGAAATGCAGCTGCTCAAGCAGAAGAACTTGTCGTTCCAAAAGAATCCaccaacaaggaaaaagagcACACCCGTCAAGGCTCAGCGAGAGCCTTGGTGGTTGGACACCGACGAGTCGGCGACATCGACCACGTCTTCTGTTTCCGATTGGCGTCACTCCAGAGGTAGAAGCCGGTCGATGACAAACCTGCACGCAACAGGAGATGTTTCAAGTGGGAGAAAGTCGGCACCTTTTCAACGAGCTCGCGATTTGCTTTCGAGAAGCCAAACACCTAGGAGAGCG TGGATGGAAGATGTGTCGACCGACCATTCCATGGGTGACATACCCACTTCAGGAATAAGTAGTGCAATTTCAACTGGTGAGTGGGACACGGTACTAAGttccattcaaaaaataagCGGCGATCTGCAGGAAGTGTGGTCTCATATTGGTCCACGTCCAAGACCGCTATCGTACCTATCGTACCAAA GTCCGCTGTGGATGCCCTCCCAGTCGTCCTCCCAGTCCTTCATCACTAATGATCGCGTGCCTCTGCACTGGTCCTTTAGTGGGTCGACAGCCGAGCGTACGCAAGCGCTGAAACTCTGgttgcaacaaaacaaaacccagcATTCCAAACCCCTTCTTTGA
- the LOC124192003 gene encoding argininosuccinate synthase-like produces the protein MSKNERVILAYSGGLDTSCILVWLIQEGYDVICYLANIGQNEDFGTAEAKAMYLGAKKIIIEDLRENFIDDYVWPSIRGGLIYEDRYLLGTSLARPCIASGLVRAAIRENANFISHGATGKGNDQVRFELACYSLHPTVQIIAPWRLPEFFSRFAGRQALFEFSAANNIPLPVTPKNPWSCDANLMHISYESGILENPDQEAPETLYQMTSALETSPNDPTVLEITFDKGNPVSLRNTETNEVVTEPLALFTRLNEIAGRHGVGRIDIVENRFLGLKSRGIYETPAGTVLYQAHLDLEALTMDREVRKIKQNLQQKMADLVYCGFWFSPEFDFVRQCVDASQKCVDGTVRVSLFKGQVRILGRRSQNSLYNQELVSMDEHGGYDPVDAGGFIRAHAVRLKEYYRVKTEKE, from the exons ATGTCTAAAAATGAGCGTGTGATCTTGGCTTACAGTGGAGGACTAGACACTTCCTGCATTTTAGTTTGGCTAATTCAGGAAGGATATGATGTCATTTGCTATTTG GCTAATATAGGACAAAACGAAGACTTTGGCACCGCAGAAGCGAAAGCGATGTATTTAGGAGCCAAAAAG ATTATAATTGAGGATTTGCGCGAAAATTTTATCGACGACTACGTTTGGCCTTCCATTAGAGGCGGATTGATTTACGAAGACCGATATCTATTGGGAACAAGTCTTGCGCGTCCTTGCATCGCCTCCGGCCTCGTTCGCGCAGCAATTCGTGAGAATGCTAATTTCATCTCACATGGAGCTACCGGGAAAGGAAACGATCAAGTCCGATTTGAGCTGGCCTGCTATTCACTCCACCCTACAGTCCAG ATTATCGCACCTTGGCGCCTCCCCGAATTTTTCTCACGATTTGCCGGCCGGCAGgctctttttgaattttctgctGCCAACAATATCCCACTACCAGTTACTCCGAAAAATCCATGGAGCTGCGATGCAAACTTAATGCATATCAG CTATGAATCTGGGATTTTGGAGAATCCTGATCAAGAAGCTCCGGAAACCCTGTACCAAATGACTTCGGCTCTTGAGACATCCCCTAACGATCCCACCGTTTTGGAGATTACTTTCGATAAgg GCAACCCAGTTAGTTTGAGGAATACTGAAACGAACGAAGTAGTGACGGAACCGTTGGCCCTTTTCACGCGTTTAAACGAAATAGCTGGGCGACACGGAGTCGGCCGTATTGACATAGTAGAAAACAGATTCCTTGGCCTtaag TCCCGAGGGATCTACGAAACCCCAGCCGGAACTGTTTTGTACCAGGCACATCTTGATCTTGAAGCCTTGACAATGGACCGCGAAGTTCGAAagattaaacaaaatttgcaGCAGAAAATGGCCGACCTGGTTTACTGTG gATTTTGGTTCAGCCCTGAATTCGATTTCGTTCGTCAATGCGTTGATGCATCCCAGAAGTGTGTTGACGGGACTGTCCGTGTATCGCTTTTCAAAGGACAAG TCAGAATTTTGGGACGACGAAGCCAAAATTCATTGTACAACCAAGAACTAGTTTCAATGGATGAACATGGAGGCTATGATCCGGTGGATGCAGGAGGTTTTATCCGAGCTCACGCAGTACGACTAAAGGAATATTATCGAGTCAAAACTGAAAAGGAATGA